A portion of the Vicia villosa cultivar HV-30 ecotype Madison, WI unplaced genomic scaffold, Vvil1.0 ctg.000320F_1_1, whole genome shotgun sequence genome contains these proteins:
- the LOC131626727 gene encoding uncharacterized protein LOC131626727, which yields MEKKQLNLNQPLLSVRRFTSTIASVSDNTENSSVKLPYLASYKSELSSGPVRNAGAVPFQWEKTPGKPKDISVIEREKEGGSDSDDGDESFQDARDTLSRTESFFMRSSMSSDDREVEVRPNRRLSSDGQGRDFMIDRFLPAAKAMISETPQCASKKEGFGQGQQKQMWKIGSSEKLSPVNQHKPKSVRYREVRVFESDDSGNCTTNTAACGLFPQFRALNPMAGVRMENKVQSNAGCGSTVSPFETPKEEHARPSYRRGCRESLVCESPAVEKTLYVDFIHRTKFETNHNGDDFEALKRDSDIYENLSVDSLLENNRGLDDVNVKRALEAKFSQTLDSPFLVRSENPNSGMQVDSEKLGIQVRYLNQDSVSISSPKMVECRKIYYEKLIKDSAFDIKRQPSAKLIDREQTMEYDKKIDLESQYGLTLGHQELTGTTSFFEIPLILPSLKAPSESWLTRTLPAISTKNTSSKPKPCCKYIYRTASLYPSQV from the exons ATGGAAAAAAAGCAGTTAAATCTCAACCAGCCACTTTTATCAGTGAGGAGATTCACATCAACAATAGCTTCTGTATCAGATAACACTGAAAATTCATCTGTTAAGTTACCATATCTTGCTTCTTACAAATCAGAGTTGAGTTCAGGTCCGGTGCGAAATGCCGGTGCAGTTCCGTTTCAATGGGAGAAAACGCCAGGAAAACCGAAAGATATATCAGTTATTGAGAGGGAAAAGGAGGGAGGTTCTGATTCGGATGATGGAGATGAGAGTTTTCAAGATGCGCGCGACACGCTTTCTAGGACGGAATCGTTTTTCATGAGAAGTAGTATGAGTTCGGATGATCGCGAGGTGGAAGTCCGGCCGAATAGAAGGTTGTCGAGCGATGGACAAGGTCGCGATTTCATGATTGATCGGTTCTTGCCTGCTGCGAAGGCAATGATATCTGAAACACCTCAATGTGCTTCCAAGAAGGAAGGTTTTGGACAAGGACAACAGAAACAGATGTGGAAAATTGGGAGTTCTGAGAAGTTATCTCCTGTTAATCAGCATAAACCGAAATCAGTACGGTATAGGGAAGTACGCGTATTTGAAAGCGATGATTCGGGAAACTGCACTACTAATACTGCAGCTTGTGGACTATTTCCTCAATTTCGCGCCTTGAATCCAATGGCAGGGGTAAGAATGGAGAATAAGGTTCAAAGCAATGCAGGTTGTGGTTCAACTGTTTCGCCTTTTGAAACTCCAAAAGAG GAGCATGCTAGACCTTCTTATCGAAGGGGTTGCCGCGAATCATTGGTCTGTGAAAGTCCCGCGGTTGAGAAAACTCTATATGTTGATTTTATACATAGGACCAAGTTTGAAACCAATCACAATGGAGACGATTTCGAGGCTTTGAAAAGAGATAGTGACATTTACGAGAATCTTTCAGTAGATTCTTTGCTTGAAAATAACCGAGGGTTGGATGATGTAAATGTGAAGAGAGCATTAGAAGCTAAATTTTCGCAAACTCTTGATTCGCCTTTTCTCGTTCGTTCTGAAAATCCTAACAGTGGTATGCAAGTGGACTCAGAAAAGCTTGGCATCCAAGTTAGATACTTAAATCAGGACTCGGTATCGATCTCAAGTCCAAAAATGGTTGAATGTAGAAAGATATATTATGAGAAACTAATTAAGGATTCTGCCTTCGATATAAAGAGGCAACCGTCAGCCAAATTGATTGATCGAGAACAAACAATGGAATATGATAAGAAGATAGACTTAGAAAGCCAATATGGGTTGACATTAGGCCATCAGGAACTGACAGGTACAACAAGCTTTTTCGAGATTCCTCTTATCCTTCCTTCACTGAAAGCTCCATCAGAGTCTTGGCTTACGCGTACTTTACCGGCCATTTCCACGAAAAACACATCTTCAAAGCCTAAGCCTTGTTGCAAATATATATACAGGACAGCATCACTGTATCCCTCCCAAGTTTGA